CTCCCGAGCCTCAGTGCTACCTACCCTGTTTCTTTCCCTCAGCCAAGCAGGCAGGTCTTTCTCAGAGGGCAAAATAAGGAGACAGTGGCAGTTGATTGAAAAACAGCAATTTGCCTTTGATAAAGGTgctctttgaaaaaaattttttgaggtttgaatttttttaaaataaaaaatgctaaaatGATCTTGCCTTTCAAATCAGtacacactcatgtgtgcacaaacacacatgcacgcatgtacacgcgcgcgcgcgcacacacacacacacacacacacacacatgaaaaaccCAAACCCTGCATGAGCCAGGAGCAGTAAAATGaccaaaatattataaaattaaccAATAAAGTGCATGTTCCTTCCATATCCCACCGCCCTTTACAAACGCCGTGTGCAGGCTCAGGATCACATGGTGTTATAGAAAGGGTTGGTTGTCCGTTTTTTCTCATTTGCTCTTTTCAGTCTCCTAAGGGGGTGAGTTCTGCCATGTTGCTGGCGGGGTGCCACAGCCAGCCCTGGAGCAGGGCCTGTACACTGCAGGCCCTGTGTCTGTAGCAAAGGAAGGCCTACTTCAGAACTAGTCAATTCTGGTCTTGCCTTGGGGAGCAAACACTGCTGGCTGTACCCAAATTCTTTGGCATACTGCACAAGGGGCCTCTCCACTGGCTTGCTCTGTGCAATACactctgttgttttgagctgctCTACAAAATACTTGGTGGGCTGTGGGTTCTGGTGGGCACCTGGGCTTTCTAAGGGCTCCTGGGCCATCAAGGCATGCATGCCCGAGTCTGTTCTGATGAAGGGCTGAAGCAATTTGAGATGAGGGGGTTCCGAGGAGACAAGCTCTCTCTCCGCTAAGTAGTCTTTACAAAGGTCCAGGTAACCCAACTTGGCAAGAGAAGCTGAGCGCCTCATTTGTGATGTTTTGGTGAGCCCTGCCTGGAAGGTCACTCGAGTCTCAATTTCTTTAGCGCGCTCCTTCACCACGCCAGGGCTGTGGCTGAGATTTCTTATATTTTCACTACTAGTGCTGTGTGGGATTCTACAGGCTTCAGGTGACGGGTCCAGTTTTCTCTGTAACACCCCAGCACTGTCACCAAGTTTGTTAATTAAATTTAGGTCTTCATTACTTAACTGAGATAACTTGTGTGCCACTCCACCGCCACCTGAAAGGAAGCCCTCCTGGCTGTCTTCCCGGCTGACCTGCTCTGTAGACGGCTCGCTGTCTGTGGTgctgctctgctctgtgcagcCTTCCAGGTGAACCACAGACTGGGGATGCAGGTAATCCAAGTTGATGGATGCTATGTGGGTACTGCCACTCACCAAAGGTGCTGCTTTCTCGAAGGGTGCTGAAGGGCCATTTCCCTTGTCTTCAGGGCTACTTAGCATGGGGGTTGGGTCAGTGAGCCTCTCATACTCAGAGGAAGAGTGAGGCAGAGGTAGCACTTGGGGATGCAGAGGAACCTGGCTGGGGTCCAGAGTCCTGTTCAGGTTTTCATCCAGTGCACAAAACATAGTGACAGATCTCTCCATCTTCACCTTCCTCAGTCCTGGTTTTTCACCCTCTTTGCTGGGTGCTGCTTCACCTCCTGGCTCAGTGTGATCAAGTGTTGTAACTGTTTGTGTGTACTCAATAATTTCTATTCTcttgggaaggggaagagggataGCCTGTGTCTCACATTCCTGGTTTGGAATCACAGCTCTCTGTTTCTTCAAGTCTCCTTCCTGCTTCTTAGTTCCAGTATCCAACCCTAGGTAGTTCTGAGGTGTTTGCAAGGAATGACTCTCCCGCTCGGGGGCTGGAGCAGTGGCATTATGTTCACAGTGGGATAGTGGTCCAGCTTCAGACCCACTGCATTTTCCTTTCCCCTTGCTCATCTCTGCTTCTCTGGGGGGAAACGAATGTTCTGGAGTGGTTTCATCACTTTTCCATTTTGGCATAAGGTCTGCCACAGAAGAATCATTCTTAGAGTTTTTGCGATTGGCTAATGTGGCACCTGCAGAGGCAGTACCATGGTGCTCCTGCTCCTGTCGCAGGCGCTCTTCAAACTCCAGGGTGGCTCGCTTCACAGACCCAGGGCACCACTTGGCACCAGGGTGCATCCCTGGGCCCCAGTCATGTTCTTCCTCAACTGGTTCCTCTTCTTCCAAGTCTACTGTGGACGGGTGTGCGATTAGACAGCCTTCTGGGTTGTACTTCCCTGAATCTTCGGCTAGTTCAGGCTGGACTGTACAGAAACTCTCGTCCTGCTCCAAATGCCCAGGTTTGTTCTCAGGGGCATGTGCTCTTTCCAGGGGCAGCTCATGGACGGTGTTCTTCTTTGGTGTATGGCATGGGTTAGAGAGCATATCTCCTTTTAACTGAACCTGCCCAGTGCCTTGACTAATGGATTCAATTTCAGTGACAATTTCTTTGACTGAAATTGCATTTTCTGAGTGAGATTGCATGATGATGTCTGGGCTGACAAGTTCTGAGACTGCCTAAGAAGAGAAAATAGTGAGATGATTATGGCAAATTGTGGCTAATACTTCATTTAGTAATCCTCTGACCCAAGAGAACCTGTCTATCTCTGAGGACATAAGTTATGGGTCCCAGGGGCATAGATTCACTGTTTTCAGACCATGGAAACAAACAAGGAGTCATCATTAAAGGCTAGAGAGAGGAAACTCATTATAAGGTATAACACTGTCTActaaattttgttctgtttactcaagCAACATCTTGATCCAGgaccttgttttaaaatgttcaaatagTCATGGGAGCTTTTGTAATCCATATTTTCATAGTCCCGTGAGCCTCTAGAATTTAGACCACAAAGAGGTAAACGAAACCTTTCCTAGTTGGCTTATtaacttctttggttttttttttttaaagatttacttaattttgtgtgcattggtatttttgtctgtatgtatgcctatgAAGGTGccaaatcccttggaactggagttacagacagtcgtgagctgccacatgggtgctgggaattaaacccgggtccaatagaagagcagccagtgctctttaccactgagccatctctccagccctttggctTATTAACTTCTAATGTGAAAGAAACTTATTCAGGTGATGACCGCAGTTCTTTCAAATGCTTGGTAGCCACCTTCAGTATGCCCAGTGTAGATGGGGCAAGATGGCTGTGGCTGTCACCAGATGTCTGACGTGGAAGATTTCTGCTGTTTGCTCtcactaattctttttttttttttttttttttttttttggtttttcgagacagggtttctctgtggctttggagcctgtcctggaactagctcttgtagaccaggctggtctcgaactcacagagatccgcctgcctctgcctcccgagtgctgggattaaaggcgtgcgccaccatcgcccggctgctcTCACTAATTCTTACCACATCACTGTTCCTCCTGGCTGCGAGAATCTGCTTTATGTCTGACCTCACAATCTCTTctaaatttc
The Microtus pennsylvanicus isolate mMicPen1 chromosome 11, mMicPen1.hap1, whole genome shotgun sequence genome window above contains:
- the Ssh2 gene encoding protein phosphatase Slingshot homolog 2 isoform X3; its protein translation is MGLVLPLWSDTLIHLDGDGGFSVSTDNRVHIFKPVSVQAMWSALQSLHKACEVARMHNYYPGSLFLTWVSYYESHINSDQSSVNEWNAMQDVQSHRPDSPALFTDIPTERERTERLIKTKLREIMMQKDLENITSKEIRTELEMQMVCNLREFKEFIDNEMIVILGQMDSPTQIFEHVFLGSEWNASNLEDLQNRGVRYILNVTREIDNFFPGVFEYHNIRVYDEEATDLLAYWNDTYKFISKAKKHGSKCLVHCKMGVSRSASTVIAYAMKEYGWNLDRAYDYVKERRTVTKPNPSFMRQLEEYQGILLASKQRHNKLWRSHSDSDLSDHHEPICKPGLELNKKEMTTSADQIAEVKTVENLAAMPPVFVEHMVPQDANQKGLHTKERVICLGFSSQEFHTGQIEDELNLNDINGCSSGCCLSESKFPLDNCPASKALIQPGQASEMANKFPDLAVEDLETDALKADMNVHLLPMEELTSRLKDVPMSPDPESPSPQTSCQAAISDFSTDRIDFFSALEKFVELSQETRSRSLSHSRTEELGGGRSEGCRLSVIDMAPSEMAADGQRSSSLSNTPHASEDSSVDEDQSKAVSELVSPDIIMQSHSENAISVKEIVTEIESISQGTGQVQLKGDMLSNPCHTPKKNTVHELPLERAHAPENKPGHLEQDESFCTVQPELAEDSGKYNPEGCLIAHPSTVDLEEEEPVEEEHDWGPGMHPGAKWCPGSVKRATLEFEERLRQEQEHHGTASAGATLANRKNSKNDSSVADLMPKWKSDETTPEHSFPPREAEMSKGKGKCSGSEAGPLSHCEHNATAPAPERESHSLQTPQNYLGLDTGTKKQEGDLKKQRAVIPNQECETQAIPLPLPKRIEIIEYTQTVTTLDHTEPGGEAAPSKEGEKPGLRKVKMERSVTMFCALDENLNRTLDPSQVPLHPQVLPLPHSSSEYERLTDPTPMLSSPEDKGNGPSAPFEKAAPLVSGSTHIASINLDYLHPQSVVHLEGCTEQSSTTDSEPSTEQVSREDSQEGFLSGGGGVAHKLSQLSNEDLNLINKLGDSAGVLQRKLDPSPEACRIPHSTSSENIRNLSHSPGVVKERAKEIETRVTFQAGLTKTSQMRRSASLAKLGYLDLCKDYLAERELVSSEPPHLKLLQPFIRTDSGMHALMAQEPLESPGAHQNPQPTKYFVEQLKTTECIAQSKPVERPLVQYAKEFGYSQQCLLPKARPELTSSEVGLPLLQTQGLQCTGPAPGLAVAPRQQHGRTHPLRRLKRANEKKRTTNPFYNTM